TAGTTGAGGAGCAAGCAACCGCATGAATTTCTCAGTACATTAAAGCCTCTTTGTACCTCctacaaataaaatttcttaaCCAAATTTGTAAAATGTAATCATACCTGTTCTCTTTGTTGCAGTAATCAGTGGAATCACTTTCATATCTTGTAGTATTTCCTGCCTTGGTCTCCATTTCCTTGGCTTTAGAAGAGTCTACCTTATGATTATATTGGGAAAGAATCTATAGGAAACAttaaacaggaataaaaaggatTACCTAAGAACTCAAAACAGATGGATTACAGATAGAACTAGGCTCttttaattttagtattttgatactaaaaataggggaaaaaagcatatTAGCTAACCTTTAGAACATCATCTGGTATCCTTGTTATTTCTGGAGGTGGAGGAGTATTGAGTAACTGGTCATAGTGTTTCAGTTTGGGAGGGGAAGAGTCCCCAAAATGTTTAAGATTCTCATCAGAGCGCCCAGCAAAAGGAATTCTATCTTCTTTGTATTGTGTATCTTTTGCATCCTTCTTTGTCATTGACTCAATCTTCCCCCCTGGCTTTACCTGCTGCTGCAAAAGTAGTATTAAATGCCTTCAGTTAATTTACTTATGTTAGGTAAAATATTTAGTAAATGCTCTTACAGAATTATGATTAGAAAAAACTTTTACAGtgacataagaaaaaaacagtattGGAAAAGAATACCAAACTGagatttaaaaatctgcttATGGCAAAGTAAGTGAAAATGTATATAATTGCTATTTACTACCTTAGCTTCTGCTTTTAGCCATCTTGTTTGAAAATCTGGACACTGTGGTGTTGCTGCATGACTGGGAAAAGGCTGTTCCTTTGTCTCTGGCGACCTTGATGATACTGTACTATTTGTTTTGCAAGAGACCTTCACATCAGGAGTACAGAACACAAATACCATAGGAGAAGCCATCCAGTCAGCTGCTGCTATCAAGGGTGAGcgaaataaaattaaaaatatatgcgtgcacacacatatataactATTAGCAGTTCCAGTCTCATTTTCTAAAACATGTTTATCATTTTAGTTGATATTTTGTTTGATCCATTCAAATTACAATATTCcttaaaagcagcaaatgcagAAACAAGTAGTCATTCTAGTCCCACTACTGAATATAACAGAAGCCCAGCTTAAATCAACATTGCTTTCCCTTCTCATTTACCCAATCGTCACTATGTTTGTCCCAAgatttttatggatttttaaaataacctaTTTCTCCTCTCAAAGAAGTTTTAGCATCACTCTTAAAAGTCTTGAATTACTGTCTTGCTAGCccctttctttcctgtctttaaaCAGATCCAATGGgtattctcagaaaaaaaaaggctaagtTGGCAAAACAgtacttttatttcaaataaggGTAAGCTGCAGTTACAAAATGATTAATTCTGCTGCATAATTCCAGTTGGATATGAGTGCAAGAATGAGGAAAGATTTATACCTTATAAAGTGAGAAACTTTCCCATGGAAGCCATCAACATTTTTTACACATTAGTACTCATACAATGACTTGCCCTGAATTAACTATATTTAACCAGAAATACAATTTAAGTTTACCATGTGCTTACAATGCATTTACACATGCATTCTGTAAAAATgcatatgtatatttatttcatatatttttaacttACCATTCTCAGCTCTCGTACTTGATTTTGATGCAGGAGTAACCATGATTTCCCTGACTGTCATTTCTGGCAAATTCCCTCCATTATCATCTCCTTTAACCAACCTGAAAACCAAATCCCCAATTAGCTCTCAAGTATTATGAAGAGGTCACagttaaaggaattttgccaACCTGATCGCTTTTCTAGTATTCATTAATGAATATGCaagtaaaaaaatagttttctcaAATATGAATGTTTTATAGATTTATTATCTGTGATTCTTCTGCAGTTTGTAGTATGCACACGTTCAGTCCAGCCACAAATGACCAAATACATTGAGATTTCAAGCTaatgcattaagaaaaaaaaccaaacccaaaccaaccaaaaagaTGTCCGTGGTAGGACAGATGCCTATTCTgtgttgggggttttattttgaaCTGCCTGTTGCCTAAGCAATTCtatagaacaagaggaaatcttttctgcttttaaacaaATAAGTGTCTTGTGAacactgaaagatttttaattgaatttttaagtttaaataAGATTGTTTATCTTAATCAAATACAATAGAGCTTTAAAGCAATTTTAGTAATTACATAACTATTTCAAGGGAGaaattccaaaattattttaaaagaaaatttagtgATTTCAAAGTAACAAGCTATTTAATATCAATTCCATAAcactggaaacagaaattttaaaaactattttttcataTCCAATATATTCTAGTGAAAAAATGGCACATGCAGTTAAGAGAGAGTACCAGGCAAAATGTGGAAGCTTCCCTAACCGACACACAAAACTgtctctttaaagaaaattgttttaagtGTTTAAAAAGTAATCTTAACTATGATAATCAGATTTAGATCTTCTCTACAAAATGTCCAagcttaaaaaaccccccaacagACAGTATAGGCAGGATATGAGGCAGTATATTTTACTTAGATGAACACATCTCAAACTTTGggttaaataaaaaagtaactTTTCAAGTCAGTTTTATCTTTGAAGTCTTGGAGATAGTTGAAACCCTATGATTTTTAGTTTTTACAATGAGTAGAACCCATAGAATTTTTTAAGTGGTTTTCATGCATATGATCCTTGTTTTCCAAACAATTTCTCTAAATATCAAGTATTTAGGTACtgtcagcttttaaaattgaaCATATTGCTAATACTAACTATAAAAACATGACCTATTAACTACGTGCATGACCTCACTgctgcaattatttttctttataattagAACAGTGAAAATCTAGAGAAGTCTTTTCAGCTCCAGAAGACTGGAACAAAAGGAGCAAACTGTAAGGTGGGGCTTATGTTAGAAACAACACAGTGCTTCTATAAATTTACTGAATGCCTTACAAACTGTTTTCTGTTAACACTACTAAAGCTTCTGAAACCTTTACACTGGCTGTATAATATTTATGGCAGACAAGCCCAGGCCCAAACCCATGGTTAAGGAAAACAACAGATCAcattgtgtttttctctttgcaaataCATTGTATATGGAAAATTCTTATGGTGCAGTCAAGGCAAGGAGCACATCAGATGTATTTCATGTCAGCATTTGGCACTGCAATGGGTATGTGAAAAGATGTGTACAGAGTTAAATAATGCAGGACCAACCAGCTAAGAGATAACAATCACCCACCTGAAGACAAAGAGAAGGGTGATAGCAGCAAGTAATTAgtacagcaagaagaaaatacagaaaattcagtAGACAAAGAGTCTGAACTCCAGTAACTTACTTTTTGATTGTCTGCGAAGTTTTATGAATAAGTGACATCGTATAATCTTCATTCATACACATGGTATGTTCACTAATGCCAAAGTGTTCAAGTTTTGGTGTCACACACTCATAATCATCCATCTTCAGCTTACATTTCGGTGTTTTGGGCAAAGCACGGGGTGTTCGCAGGTTTAGTGGAGTCTCATTCTTTGGCTTTTGTTGATGTGCACTTGTTGTGTGCTGTGCTTTCACTGCACTCCAAGGCCTGGAGAAAGCGTACTGTGAAAGGCCAAAATCAGAAAGCTGGAGGTTGTGCAGTGGGTCTTTGGGCAACAGTGGCTTCTCAGTACAAGCAGATAGATGAGGTAcatcatttgctttttcttcatcagaTTTATTCTGGACAGACATTGCTGATTCACGGTtaacttcctcctcctcctcctcctcttctttttaagaaaaggaatgaaaaaaaaattacgtCAGAAGTTCCTGTTTTaagaatttataaaataaattcgGACACTTCCCCAGTATTCAAATTTTTTTACTTGTTATTGTAAAAAATAGATTCCTTCTTTCACTTTAAAGTATTGAACCTGAAGCTACAACAGATAGCAAAAGCTTGTATCAAGCTATATTTATAAGTCACATATTTACTGAATTTCACTCTGCTAAATATTATTCACTCTGGTAAATACTATTTCTagtgaaaatgaaattcaaagaTTTTTACACAAGAgtatttttctccctgcataGAGATGAAAGGTTTTTGGGGAAAGAGCAAAGGCTGCAGGCAGTACTAGAATGCTcattcttcagaaaaacagtattGAAGAAAGGTTATGAAGCAGCAACTAAAAACTTATGAGAGAAGATAGTTTTTTAGATGACAAGAGTCCACtgcaaaaatatgtaaatgtgTAATCTGTACATTTCTGGAGTTAGACaaaccaaaccaccccaaaacatCGATGAATTTCTGCATGATGTAGTAAGtgaaagggtctggagcacaagtcctgtgaggagcagctgagggagctgggggtgttcagcccagagaaaaggaggctcaggggggaccttatccctctctgcaactccctgaaaggaggctgtagccaggtgggggtctgcctcttctcccaggtaacaagtggtAGGACAAGAtgacacagtcttaagctgcaccaggggagattcaggttggacattagcaagaattttttcacagaaagggtgattagacattggaatgaACTTCCCAGGgaatcactgtccctggaggtgtttaaggaaagactggacacGGCATGGTCTGGTTGACTTGGTGGTGTTCAgccacaggttggacttgatgattcagaagtcttttccaacttaattgATTCTGTGAGGTGGGTAGGGGGAGGGAGGCTATTTAAAGTAATGCACCTTCTGGGATGCACTGGTATTTTGTCTTCAGATACGCTTAGCTTAAAAAtacaacttaaaaataatttaacctTGTAACTCTGTTTGGAGacttatttaaaagcaaagagagtATAGGAAGAAAGGTACTATAAAAATCAGAGCCTTCTGCCTTATCTGTGTGAAACAGCTACAGTAGCTTAACTTGGACATCAATATGGTTCACAACCATAATTTTGTGTAAAGACTGGATAATGCTCAGGGAAGGTTAAGGCCCCATCAAAGGCTTTTTGAAGACTGATTGGGCTCTTGATACCAAAAGGAGTATGTGTAGTACTGACAGCTGTAGTACTTTAACTCATTTGGCACATCTGGATTTTTCAGACAGTTGTGTGTGCATTTTCTGACTGGATTAAGGACCTCCTTCCCCCAACAATCAAGCTGCCACTGCTTGTCACATGCCACCTAATTCCTGCACATTCTTCTCTTGCCCCATTTGTGCTGTGAAACAGACATTTTAAGATTTTCTCTAGGATGGTTTAAGTTAATGAAACCACCACATATGAATACAAACCAACGGAGGTGCATCTACAATAGTTCCTCATGTGTGAGAAGCTGAAGCAGCGTAATTCTCTGGGTTACAAAAACATGCTTGCTAACACGTTTTCTGAAtataattactgaaaaaaacccaaacctcaaCACAAACTAACCTAAAGGCATGCCAGAAGATCTAACTCcaagtgtttgtgttttggtttattcTTATGGCACCAATCACAACAAAATCTTTTACCCTCTGGATATTATTATAAAGCAAATAACATGGTTGTACTTGATCTCTTAATTAATAGAAATATACACATAGataaagagaaacattttacaaaaatgATGCTGTTCTTCACATACTGTATTGACAAGAAATATTACCTGTAGAGTCTTTGACATGTGGTTTGTAGCCATATTTCTGGAACAGCTCTCTTATTTTTccaagatctgctgaatttcttTGCATCAATATTTCGCTTGCTTTCATAAAGTCAcgaattgcttttttttcagagcaacTGCTATCAAGACTGGCACTAATATCTTCCtttggggacagagagggggaGTGGAACataaaaatactggttttcaaATCATCACAAGCTAGTTGTTTACACATGAAGCATTTTGGAAGTAAGTATTCAACTGCAATTCAGATGAAGATAAGCAGTGAATTTAGGTCTTTTCTACAGCTGAAAACCATGAGGTATATACACCTACAGAACACCAGGAATATATGGGGCATAAGTATATAAAAACTTTTAAAGGTAACTGTAATGACAGTTCACAATATGATAACTACTTACTGGtaaccttgaaaaaaaaaaagctttaactCCAGAAAAATATGAGATTAGTTTGGACTCTTACTCTATATGTACAAAGAATTATTGCAGAGCAAAAGGTAAATCTCACATTTATATCACTCAATTATTTCTATATTGCTCATTTCTATAACCCATTTTTCCTACTTCTGTATAAGAAATAAACAACATTTTCCACAAGTTTAACTGAATGGCTGAAGGTACTGAAACTTCTGTgaagattgatttttttctaaaggctGCTCATGGAAAACAAGCAAGCTTATATTTTTtgttgggagctgctgctcctgaatCATTCTCCTCATACCTTGGCACAGCTACAGCTTCCTTGTAACCTTTGTTCCCTGCTTACCTGAGTGACGATAGTGACTGCAAACTAATAAACATTGCTAAACGTACTTCGGGTCACCCACAAGTTTTTGGGCATTACCCCAATACCCATGGCCATTATGAGGACTCAGAGGTAACTGAGTAAAAATAAGGGTTATAACTGCTGACCAACAAAGCTGAATTGTGGCTTACTGATCAAAACAGAACCATAAGTTTATGGAACATGCACATGCATGTAATTTTTCAAGAAGGAAGTGAGGTAAGATTTTACCTTCTGAGTCTTGATTTCACAGTGGAGGTCATGCAAGACTGTTGTTGGAGATTCATCTTCGTAGTCTTCGAGATTCACATTCACATAAAAGAGTTTGGAAAGTAAAAAAGGTGTCTTAGTGTTTTAGCATGTGAGTAACATTCTACGTGGGAATGCAATTTCCTGTATTAGcagatgagaggctggacatgacccagccgTGTGccctcacagcccagagagccagaggtgtcctgggctgcatccaaagcagcgtgggcagcagggccagggaggggattctgcccctctgctctgctctggtgagaccccacctgcagtgctgcatccagctctggggtcccagcacagggaggacatggagctgttggagcaagtccagaggaggggcACCAGGATGGTTAGAGGGacagagcacctctcctacaaggaaaaggctgagagaactgggattgttgAGCGTGGAAGAGAGGCTGCTTCAGGATGAATTAAGTGCAGccttcagtacctgaagggagcctacaagaaagatagAGAAGGTCTTTTTACAAAggcatgcagtgacaggacaagggggaatgtaTTCAAACTAAGAGAGagcagatttagattagatattaggaggaagttctttgctgtgagaatggtgaggctctggaacaggttgctcacagaagctgtggatgcctcatccctggaagtgctcaaggccagactggatggggttctgagcagcctggtctggtggaaggtgttcctgcccatggcagggggttggaaccaggtgatctttaaggtccattccaactcgaaccattctatgtttctatgataTTAGAGATGTTGGATTTGTACATTAGACAGAGTGAGTCAATACAGAAAAAACCAGAGAGAACTAGTTTCTGTCGGGTACCCCGCACAGCAAAAACCTGCCCTTTGTACAGTGTGTTAAACTCCACAGAGAAACTGCCCAGGCTTCCACTTTAATGTTGCAGCTAACACTGTAGAAATTCATGTATAGAAGATATTGATAAAACGGGTTGGTCCCTGGGCTGTCAAGAATTACTTATGCTAAAATTTTATCCTTAAGGAGCTTGCATGAAGTCGGAAAAAAGTGATATAGACACCAGTGAAAAATAAGTATCAGCAGAAAACTGAATTCTTCCACCGAACTTGCACGTGGGCAGATGCATTGTTCCATACACGACGCAGCAGTCGTTACTTTTTTCACTGGAAACCAAGCCTAATGCAAATGGTGTAAAAGAGGGCACCTGCTACGTAACATGACATAGAAACACAATTAGAAGCCTGAGCTATCTGCCCAGAGAGAGAACATGacctgaaaatgttttcctatATCGATCCACgaaaagaaggagaagcaaGAATGTGATTCCCATTTCATCCCGATCATCCTATCTTTCTCCACGACAAAAACTCAACCACACACCCACAAAGGCGCTCAGAGAGACAACAAGGAGCAGCCCAAACAATTCACAGCCGAGCAACCCGCAGGCTCACGCCCGGGCCTACCAAAGGCCCTCCCAGAGAAGCACAGGGGGACAGTGGCAGGCGGGAACGCAAATCGGGCAAGGAGCCCCGAGGAACAAGCGCGAAGCCACCAGCCCCAGGCGTGCGGCCCATGGCCGGGGGCTGCACTTACCCACGTCCTCCCGGAGCATGGCCCGCTCCAGCTGCTTCACATCCTTCTCCACCGTGAGGGCCAGGTCCCGCAGCTTGCCGAAGAAGCCCCTGGTCACGTCCATGGCTCCGAGTCGGGGAAGCGGAGCGCGGAGGTAGCGGGACCGGGGCGGCCCAGAGGGGAACGGAGCGGAACGGGCCGAGTCGCGCGCGCCCCTGAGGGGCTTCAAACTGCCGCCAGCGCGAGCCTCATTGGCGCTGCCGGgctccgcccgccgccgcctctcGCGAGAgccgcgctccccgcccgcccgccgccatcttggctTCTCCGTGGggagcggagccgccgccggaGCTTCCCGGTGAGTGAGGCCGGGAGTGGAACTGGGGCCTGGGGCAGCGGCTCCCTCACGGGTACCCGCGGCTTCGCTTCTAAGTCGGGCCAGAGAGTGGGACGCCGGCGTGCGGCTGCACCGTGGGAACGGGGTGGGTTAGCTTCACTTAGCGGCAGTGCTGGTAAAAGTGCCTGGATGACTTACTCACGGCACCAAGGCTGACAGCGTTCATGAAGCGCTTGGACaactctcaggcacatggtgcgGCTCTTGGGGATGTACTGTGCATGGCCAGTTGGAGTCGgtggtccttgtgggtctcttccaagtCCGCgtattttgtgattctgtaaagCTGATGAAATCCGGTGTAATGAGAAAGCCGGGCGTGGGCGGGTTTGGGACTAATAATGAACACGGTAACGAAGAGCACGTGTGTAAAATATAAACGTCATTCGGCCTTTCCTGCCCACTACACCCAGTGTGTTGTGTCAGTCTGTTCGTGCTTTCCGCTTACGCCACTTGGTCTAATTCAGGGTATTGCTTCTCTCTACCATCCGATTTCCCTTGGACAGAA
This Corvus moneduloides isolate bCorMon1 chromosome 2, bCorMon1.pri, whole genome shotgun sequence DNA region includes the following protein-coding sequences:
- the SKA3 gene encoding spindle and kinetochore-associated protein 3 isoform X10, coding for MDVTRGFFGKLRDLALTVEKDVKQLERAMLREDVDYEDESPTTVLHDLHCEIKTQKEDISASLDSSCSEKKAIRDFMKASEILMQRNSADLGKIRELFQKYGYKPHVKDSTEEEEEEEVNRESAMSVQNKSDEEKANDVPHLSACTEKPLLPKDPLHNLQLSDFGLSQYAFSRPWSAVKAQHTTSAHQQKPKNETPLNLRTPRALPKTPKCKLKMDDYECVTPKLEHFGISEHTMCMNEDYTMSLIHKTSQTIKKLVKGDDNGGNLPEMTVREIMVTPASKSSTRAENAADWMASPMVFVFCTPDVKVSCKTNSTVSSRSPETKEQPFPSHAATPQCPDFQTRWLKAEAKQQVKPGGKIESMTKKDAKDTQYKEDRIPFAGRSDENLKHFGDSSPPKLKHYDQLLNTPPPPEITRIPDDVLKILSQYNHKVDSSKAKEMETKAGNTTRYESDSTDYCNKENRGYRGVFRPNI
- the SKA3 gene encoding spindle and kinetochore-associated protein 3 isoform X2, producing MDVTRGFFGKLRDLALTVEKDVKQLERAMLREDVDYEDESPTTVLHDLHCEIKTQKEDISASLDSSCSEKKAIRDFMKASEILMQRNSADLGKIRELFQKYGYKPHVKDSTEEEEEEEVNRESAMSVQNKSDEEKANDVPHLSACTEKPLLPKDPLHNLQLSDFGLSQYAFSRPWSAVKAQHTTSAHQQKPKNETPLNLRTPRALPKTPKCKLKMDDYECVTPKLEHFGISEHTMCMNEDYTMSLIHKTSQTIKKLVKGDDNGGNLPEMTVREIMVTPASKSSTRAENAAADWMASPMVFVFCTPDVKVSCKTNSTVSSRSPETKEQPFPSHAATPQCPDFQTRWLKAEAKQQVKPGGKIESMTKKDAKDTQYKEDRIPFAGRSDENLKHFGDSSPPKLKHYDQLLNTPPPPEITRIPDDVLKILSQYNHKVDSSKAKEMETKAGNTTRYESDSTDYCNKENSNLKLSFCPCECWIRCKGRARTGSHLLAVPALRKD
- the SKA3 gene encoding spindle and kinetochore-associated protein 3 isoform X8, whose translation is MDVTRGFFGKLRDLALTVEKDVKQLERAMLREDVDYEDESPTTVLHDLHCEIKTQKEDISASLDSSCSEKKAIRDFMKASEILMQRNSADLGKIRELFQKYGYKPHVKDSTEEEEEEEEVNRESAMSVQNKSDEEKANDVPHLSACTEKPLLPKDPLHNLQLSDFGLSQYAFSRPWSAVKAQHTTSAHQQKPKNETPLNLRTPRALPKTPKCKLKMDDYECVTPKLEHFGISEHTMCMNEDYTMSLIHKTSQTIKKLVKGDDNGGNLPEMTVREIMVTPASKSSTRAENAAADWMASPMVFVFCTPDVKVSCKTNSTVSSRSPETKEQPFPSHAATPQCPDFQTRWLKAEAKQQVKPGGKIESMTKKDAKDTQYKEDRIPFAGRSDENLKHFGDSSPPKLKHYDQLLNTPPPPEITRIPDDVLKILSQYNHKVDSSKAKEMETKAGNTTRYESDSTDYCNKENRGYRGVFRPNI
- the SKA3 gene encoding spindle and kinetochore-associated protein 3 isoform X4, with the translated sequence MDVTRGFFGKLRDLALTVEKDVKQLERAMLREDVDYEDESPTTVLHDLHCEIKTQKEDISASLDSSCSEKKAIRDFMKASEILMQRNSADLGKIRELFQKYGYKPHVKDSTEEEEEEEEVNRESAMSVQNKSDEEKANDVPHLSACTEKPLLPKDPLHNLQLSDFGLSQYAFSRPWSAVKAQHTTSAHQQKPKNETPLNLRTPRALPKTPKCKLKMDDYECVTPKLEHFGISEHTMCMNEDYTMSLIHKTSQTIKKLVKGDDNGGNLPEMTVREIMVTPASKSSTRAENAAADWMASPMVFVFCTPDVKVSCKTNSTVSSRSPETKEQPFPSHAATPQCPDFQTRWLKAEAKQVKPGGKIESMTKKDAKDTQYKEDRIPFAGRSDENLKHFGDSSPPKLKHYDQLLNTPPPPEITRIPDDVLKILSQYNHKVDSSKAKEMETKAGNTTRYESDSTDYCNKENSNLKLSFCPCECWIRCKGRARTGSHLLAVPALRKD
- the SKA3 gene encoding spindle and kinetochore-associated protein 3 isoform X3, translated to MDVTRGFFGKLRDLALTVEKDVKQLERAMLREDVDYEDESPTTVLHDLHCEIKTQKEDISASLDSSCSEKKAIRDFMKASEILMQRNSADLGKIRELFQKYGYKPHVKDSTEEEEEEEEVNRESAMSVQNKSDEEKANDVPHLSACTEKPLLPKDPLHNLQLSDFGLSQYAFSRPWSAVKAQHTTSAHQQKPKNETPLNLRTPRALPKTPKCKLKMDDYECVTPKLEHFGISEHTMCMNEDYTMSLIHKTSQTIKKLVKGDDNGGNLPEMTVREIMVTPASKSSTRAENAADWMASPMVFVFCTPDVKVSCKTNSTVSSRSPETKEQPFPSHAATPQCPDFQTRWLKAEAKQQVKPGGKIESMTKKDAKDTQYKEDRIPFAGRSDENLKHFGDSSPPKLKHYDQLLNTPPPPEITRIPDDVLKILSQYNHKVDSSKAKEMETKAGNTTRYESDSTDYCNKENSNLKLSFCPCECWIRCKGRARTGSHLLAVPALRKD
- the SKA3 gene encoding spindle and kinetochore-associated protein 3 isoform X6, whose protein sequence is MDVTRGFFGKLRDLALTVEKDVKQLERAMLREDVDYEDESPTTVLHDLHCEIKTQKEDISASLDSSCSEKKAIRDFMKASEILMQRNSADLGKIRELFQKYGYKPHVKDSTEEEEEEEEVNRESAMSVQNKSDEEKANDVPHLSACTEKPLLPKDPLHNLQLSDFGLSQYAFSRPWSAVKAQHTTSAHQQKPKNETPLNLRTPRALPKTPKCKLKMDDYECVTPKLEHFGISEHTMCMNEDYTMSLIHKTSQTIKKLVKGDDNGGNLPEMTVREIMVTPASKSSTRAENAAADWMASPMVFVFCTPDVKVSCKTNSTVSSRSPETKEQPFPSHAATPQCPDFQTRWLKAEAKQQVKPGGKIESMTKKDAKDTQYKEDRIPFAGRSDENLKHFGDSSPPKLKHYDQLLNTPPPPEITRIPDDVLKILSQYNHKVDSSKAKEMETKAGNTTRYESDSTDYCNKENRSSCGHANSCVSIKA
- the SKA3 gene encoding spindle and kinetochore-associated protein 3 isoform X5, whose amino-acid sequence is MDVTRGFFGKLRDLALTVEKDVKQLERAMLREDVDYEDESPTTVLHDLHCEIKTQKEDISASLDSSCSEKKAIRDFMKASEILMQRNSADLGKIRELFQKYGYKPHVKDSTEEEEEEVNRESAMSVQNKSDEEKANDVPHLSACTEKPLLPKDPLHNLQLSDFGLSQYAFSRPWSAVKAQHTTSAHQQKPKNETPLNLRTPRALPKTPKCKLKMDDYECVTPKLEHFGISEHTMCMNEDYTMSLIHKTSQTIKKLVKGDDNGGNLPEMTVREIMVTPASKSSTRAENAAADWMASPMVFVFCTPDVKVSCKTNSTVSSRSPETKEQPFPSHAATPQCPDFQTRWLKAEAKQQVKPGGKIESMTKKDAKDTQYKEDRIPFAGRSDENLKHFGDSSPPKLKHYDQLLNTPPPPEITRIPDDVLKILSQYNHKVDSSKAKEMETKAGNTTRYESDSTDYCNKENSNLKLSFCPCECWIRCKGRARTGSHLLAVPALRKD
- the SKA3 gene encoding spindle and kinetochore-associated protein 3 isoform X9; this translates as MDVTRGFFGKLRDLALTVEKDVKQLERAMLREDVDYEDESPTTVLHDLHCEIKTQKEDISASLDSSCSEKKAIRDFMKASEILMQRNSADLGKIRELFQKYGYKPHVKDSTEEEEEEEVNRESAMSVQNKSDEEKANDVPHLSACTEKPLLPKDPLHNLQLSDFGLSQYAFSRPWSAVKAQHTTSAHQQKPKNETPLNLRTPRALPKTPKCKLKMDDYECVTPKLEHFGISEHTMCMNEDYTMSLIHKTSQTIKKLVKGDDNGGNLPEMTVREIMVTPASKSSTRAENAAADWMASPMVFVFCTPDVKVSCKTNSTVSSRSPETKEQPFPSHAATPQCPDFQTRWLKAEAKQQVKPGGKIESMTKKDAKDTQYKEDRIPFAGRSDENLKHFGDSSPPKLKHYDQLLNTPPPPEITRIPDDVLKILSQYNHKVDSSKAKEMETKAGNTTRYESDSTDYCNKENRGYRGVFRPNI
- the SKA3 gene encoding spindle and kinetochore-associated protein 3 isoform X1, yielding MDVTRGFFGKLRDLALTVEKDVKQLERAMLREDVDYEDESPTTVLHDLHCEIKTQKEDISASLDSSCSEKKAIRDFMKASEILMQRNSADLGKIRELFQKYGYKPHVKDSTEEEEEEEEVNRESAMSVQNKSDEEKANDVPHLSACTEKPLLPKDPLHNLQLSDFGLSQYAFSRPWSAVKAQHTTSAHQQKPKNETPLNLRTPRALPKTPKCKLKMDDYECVTPKLEHFGISEHTMCMNEDYTMSLIHKTSQTIKKLVKGDDNGGNLPEMTVREIMVTPASKSSTRAENAAADWMASPMVFVFCTPDVKVSCKTNSTVSSRSPETKEQPFPSHAATPQCPDFQTRWLKAEAKQQVKPGGKIESMTKKDAKDTQYKEDRIPFAGRSDENLKHFGDSSPPKLKHYDQLLNTPPPPEITRIPDDVLKILSQYNHKVDSSKAKEMETKAGNTTRYESDSTDYCNKENSNLKLSFCPCECWIRCKGRARTGSHLLAVPALRKD
- the SKA3 gene encoding spindle and kinetochore-associated protein 3 isoform X7, encoding MDVTRGFFGKLRDLALTVEKDVKQLERAMLREDVDYEDESPTTVLHDLHCEIKTQKEDISASLDSSCSEKKAIRDFMKASEILMQRNSADLGKIRELFQKYGYKPHVKDSTEEEEEEEEVNRESAMSVQNKSDEEKANDVPHLSACTEKPLLPKDPLHNLQLSDFGLSQYAFSRPWSAVKAQHTTSAHQQKPKNETPLNLRTPRALPKTPKCKLKMDDYECVTPKLEHFGISEHTMCMNEDYTMSLIHKTSQTIKKLVKGDDNGGNLPEMTVREIMVTPASKSSTRAENAAADWMASPMVFVFCTPDVKVSCKTNSTVSSRSPETKEQPFPSHAATPQCPDFQTRWLKAEAKQQVKPGGKIESMTKKDAKDTQYKEDRIPFAGRSDENLKHFGDSSPPKLKHYDQLLNTPPPPEITRIPDDVLKILSQYNHKVDSSKAKEMETKAGNTTRYESDSTDYCNKENRLCTSALPFRVI